The DNA sequence tgtgtttggagacgacatccagaatgagtcgctccattaccttcccagggacagaggtgagactaaccggcctgtagttccctgggtcctccttcttgccttttttgaagattggagtgatgtcagccttcctccagtcctcaggcacctctcctgttccccatgaccttgcaaagacaatggagagtggtctagcgataacatctgccagctctctcagcactcgcgggtgcatcccgtcagggcccatggatttatgaatgtccagcttggccaagtggtctctgacccggtcctcctcaactaagggaaaaatcttcctctctccagaccttcccccttgcctccagggtatgggattcgtgagggacggctttatcagtgaagaccaaagaaaagaaggcattcagtagctctgccttctctgtgtcttccaccactagggcacccgtctcattcatcagtggacctatattttccctagttttcctttttctgttgatatactggaaaaatctcttcttgttgtctttaactgcagtggccaagctgagttctgattgagctttggcccttctaatcttccccctgcatagctttgttatatcttgataatcctcataagttgctaagccccttttccagagaatgtaagccttcctttttttcctgaggtccagccaaagctctctatttagccaggctggccttcttccccgtcggctcgtctttcaggagatggggatggccttctcccgtgcttctaagagcacctgcttgaagtatgaccagccttcctgggcacctttgctcttcaacactgcctcccaagggacactctcaaccatgctcctaaacaggctaaagtctgcccttcggaaatccaaggtggcagttttgctggctccccgcctcccttcaccaagaattgaaaactctatcatttcatggtcactctgtccaagacgacctccaacctttacatcccccacaagaccttctctgttaataaacagtaggtccagtagggcacttcccctagtaggttccttcaccagctgtgttaggaagttgtcttccacacactccaggaacctccgggactgttccctctctgctgtgtagtattcccagcggacatccgggaagttgaaatcccccacaagaacaagggcagatgatcgcgagacctctgccagccgcttatagaatacttcatcggtttctacatcctgattagggggtctataacaaactcccatcatgatatctgccttgttggccttccccttgatttttatccatacacactcaacactgtcattcacactgttgagttctagacattcaaaaccgcccctaacatagagggccaccccaccacctctcttcccttgcctatctcttctgaaaagctggtagccatcaattacagcactccacttgtgtgtgtcttcccaccacgtttccgtgatggcaaccacatcatagtttccctgctgcatgatggcctccagctcctcctgtttattccccatgctgcgtgcattagtgtagatgcacttcagttgggttaattgtcctgccactttcttggggggacaggccctgatttgcacctgatcattctcggacactactgtagttaccaaattatcactactccttgtgtctatgctgccacacaattcactatcccccaccatcgctgagacaggctgcaagaccttgctatcacttttacccatgagcactgctatgttgctcccaggcaccacttttgtgatcctggtttcgtccccatcccccatcaaacctagtttaaagccttatggataagccctgctaattcttgtcccagtctctttcttccccttcgggttaggcttcccccgcctgatgccagcacgcctggtttcctgtagatcagcccatgttcaaaaaagccaaagtcctgccggacgcaccagtcgcggagccaggagttaatttgctggctcctcctatttatcccctcgtctacccctgcaaatggtgggatagaggagaacactatttgtgctcccgatcccttaaccagccgtcccagggccctaaagtcattcttcattgccctcagacttctggtacctacttcgtcactgcccacctgaaatatcagtagcggatagtaatctgatgactggaccagggaagggagtttcctccgtatgtccttaattctggccccagggaggcagctgacttccctgtgggatgggtccggtctacagatagggccctctgttcctctcagaagggagtcacctactacaataacccttctttctgtctttgttgaggacgtcctgaggcgtgggagTGAGCGAtgagcactgggcatttcactggatggatcagcttctccatcctcaatcgcctggtcctcaatttccagagcctcatacctattacgtaagggcagttgggatggtgaggggggccgtgagaggtttcgcttacctctccgaggagggatctgactccactcccccttatcccttgagtcctctccttctgcctggtgacaggagggaagtgggtcatccacttctgatagagcctcttcctgctgcctttgcctcagggtatggctccaccaatctatttcgttttcacagtctctaatacttcttaacctttctacctcttccttcagttcaaccaccttcctgagcagatcatttacttgatcgcaccgtatgcgcacagtgtctctggatccctgtgggagcagtgccagactcaggcattcattacagcccgagacctgcacagccacatgcttgcagaggagctcagtctgagttcccacgttcttcctcgcagaagcttttgactgttttgcagccatgttcttttctcgtgccgggagatggaggatctctgctgttcgcttccctcgcgccctgagccggtgcccttgcacgccgatgttcctctgcttgtggttgcccagcttctgcttaccttagactcaaggcttccagtgacccaccgtacgaaatgctgctccttgttcgttcgctcgctcgctcgcactgcggtgccgccctgggtgacccacgtaggccacccgcgtgctgggtgcgcagcggccggccgctgcgctccgggaccacccgtttagagctgccgcgtgtgacgctgactccgcccctgccgcgccagcagcccgcccccgagctgccggtttcggcacgagctagccgcctttcctggctacaagagccctcgaaaGATCCCTTTGCCGGCCtcatccgccgcgatccccttccccagtgaggccttacctgcactggagctggtctccacggcgactgATCACCTTCCAGAGCATCACAAACTAATATATTTATCTACTTTTAGAAGCCTATGATAGGTAAAGACATTACACTGGGAAACTgaagaacttatttctcacaagtCAAAAAGCAAATTCaactcaaactttaaaaaaaaaaaaaaaaaaagggagggagccAACAACAACAGGCAAACTGCTTTTGAAGTAACAATTTCTGTGAAATGCCTGATCACGTCATGTGGTTTCATTCTGGATAGTCATTAATACTGTATCTTGACAGCACTAACAAACCTTATCCAAAGCAGGCATAGGTAGATGACAGGATTTGTCAAACTAACCAAAGCACACGATGTAGAACTCACATTGTCTCAAAGCCACAGACAGAAATCTAATGTATCAACACTAAACCCTTCCACATTAACATGAATAATGCTTGTCCTTAAGGCCTCTAGTAATACATCATAAATGGGAGTAAGATAAATTTCCACACCCCAATTGCACCCAAAGCCTTTAACAAATAGTATACTAGGCTACCTATAAAACCTAAAAAGGCCAAGACatgtaaataaaatacacttgGTTTCTTATACTAttaagagagatggggagggactctttatgagggagcgtAGCAATGGAacaggggtaacggttttaacctgaaagaggagagattcagatgagatattaggaagaaactctttcctgtgagggtggtgaggcactggaacaggctgcccagagaagttgtggctgccccatccctggaagtgttcaaggccaggctggatggggcttggagcagcctggtctagtgggaggtgtccctgcccagggcaggggagctggaactagatgatctttaaggccccttccaactctaaccattctatgattctactgaaTTAATTCCCTTCTAGTTACAATTATTCTATTCTTCATAATTAGTTTCAAGAATACCGTTACACCAACATtagtttcaaacaaaaataataaaatgtagtTCTTTATGAAAATGCTGAATCTTCTGAATACAGCAGTCACAATGAGCTCAATATTAAGGGAAGCTGTATACTTTAACAACGCAGCCCAAAGGTGTAGAACAGCAAACCACTAAGTTTCACATCATTTGCTACCACTCCCACGCACAATATGGACGCCACAGAACTTCTGACTATCCTATGAATGCTTTACAGCCTGATTTCCATCAATTGAAGCCACACTTGTAAGTTATACTGCAAAGTCACTTGCACAGAGATCATTTTACTGTCATGGGGAAGCAGAAAGGAGAGTTTCTAGTATTACTAATAGTCCTAGACCAAACAAAACAATACCTAAAGAAATTAACCCACAACTAAATCTTCTAGCATGCTCTCCTgggtgggagagaggggaagTATCCTCAGACCTACGGTGCTATTTCTACACTGAAACAGTTGCATCTTAGTTAACACACATAAGCTGatatagcctgaaaaaaaaaaaaaaaaaaccacaacgtTTCACATAACACAATAAGCAATCTAAGAAAGTTTTGTTGTTCAGTAACTAGAAGGCAGACAGAGACTAAGGAACAACACTGATGGTTTAGATCAAGgtgatactgaaatattttttctgtattatacTCAACACTGGAAGAATCCTGCTCTTAACAGACTAATATGAGTCCTCTACTGTCTATTTTTAGTAACTTTTTATTATCTTGGGTcaaaaaagttgaaataaatcagagcacaaaaatactttgcttttatttgaatggggggttaggtttttttgttgggttgtttgttttgggggtttttttgcacatcaGGAGAGCATTACAAATTTTAACTGTTTTCCCCAAGGCTGGAATTTCTATTACAAACATAGCATAAAGCCTATAcgtagttgttttgtttttgttttgtttttaattctaacTGCAGTTCACCTCATTAGGTATAGAAGatactatttcatttttcttacataGATCAAAGCATTCCACAACAGAACTAAAAATATTATATTCTTCCTTCAACGGCGAAGTCCAGGCATTGATGTCCAGTGTCTTAAACTGAAGCTCCCCCTTCAACTACACGTGAAGAGGAAAGTGAGAACTGATACGTTAAAAATAACTGTCCTGTATTACAGTATCAGTTAAGCAGGTCTTCTCTCTAgaagttggggggtttttttgacgTATTACTTTGCACAGCTACGGcacaaaaccatttcttttgccttactcagtgttgggaccatctTATTAGGCACCCCTACCATACCCTTTCACAATCTTAAGAATCAAAGTCTTTAAGAATTTAAGTTCCTTTCCTGTCCCCTGCCCCTTTCAAGCCAGCCAACCACATTCACAGACATTTATTAAGTCTTAATCCACACCCCTAAAACAGGTAATTCTGAGCTACATATATTCTTGCACAGCTTTCAGCACACATTGCTACTGCCTCGGCTAACCCTGGGAACTGCAATACCCTGAATTCACAAATGCTTCTTGCTACTGAAAAATGTACATTCATCCCATCCTAAAAATAAGGACAATGTCAAAAATTGCTAACTTTTTGTATgttcagcaaaaaaaacctgcatcataaaagaacaagcaaaacttATTCTAACACACTGTCTTATAAAATGGAAGCCAAGATGCCTTTGACCTAGTTAAATAGGAACAAAGATTCCATACTTTGGTTTCCAAGAACCTTTCTTTCAAGAGCCCTGattaaaaaacatttccatgtAGAGACTGTCCTGATCTAATATTTACAGTATACTTATGGCAAGTGCTATATTTACGGACAAAATGACTACCCAGAGAGTTACCATGGGCAAAGACAGAAGGGTTAGAATCAATTGCCACAACTCCAATTCTTTTACTCTGCTGAAACCTGACAACACTTTTTCTAAGCATGTCATCCGCATGCTAGCATCATAACCCCTTTGGCCAAGGCTTCAGGAGATTAAGCACTATTCTATCAAGATATTCAGATCGCCTCATAACATTTATACTGAATATAATGTAAATTGTTACCTTAACCAGGCTCTAAGAGAGTCAACAATTTTACCTGAAACATATTCTCATCTCTGTTACTGCTTTGCTTAGAAGAAGCTGAACCTTTTGAACTTTCAccagtcttttgtttctttacaggcTTTTCCAGAGCTGCTTGCTTTTTTCGCTTTGCCTTggagcaagaataaaaaaaaaaaaaaagaaaaaaagaaatgtatgaaCCACAACTCATTTTCCAAGTTACAAAAAAGTTTACGTTAGAGGTCACAAACTACTACTATGCAATACACATTATCACCTTCCTTCTGTGAAGGCAGGAATCCAATACTGTACACATTTAGaatggaatttttaaaataaatcagtcaaTCTTCAAATGAGCCTATTTCTGTTCCCAGTGAAGTTTACCATAATACTTTGGCTTTAAAAAGAACCAAATTAGATCAAAGTACATTTCAAAAAGCCTACTCTTTTTTGCGCAGTAATACTGTCAGTCCAGTAGcttcaattaaaattttaaagtctgATGGAAGTTTCACCTTCCTTTCCACCGAGTGCaatgaaaaatgcagaacagCTAACAActcttctaaaaaagaaaaaaataatagatgagATAACGAAGAAGTGACCTGGAAATCAAATCCAGAGGaagttggtttgtttgggtttgagatttttttttttttgttttaaatcagagtCCAATCTCTGTCCATAGCATGAtaaattaaacatgtttttaaaacactCAGACGATATCACCTGTAAATCAGATTACTTTGCTAGCAGATACTACAAAGTTACTATTTCTGCTAATGGTCATATAGTATGCCTGCCCTAAGGGAAGAGTAATACAAGGATACCAAAAATTAGTCTCACCTGCTAGAATCATATTGTAGATATCCGCTTTTAAAGACAAACAATTCCAACAAATATGGAAGGTTGCcatagaaaaaaaacc is a window from the Rissa tridactyla isolate bRisTri1 chromosome W, bRisTri1.patW.cur.20221130, whole genome shotgun sequence genome containing:
- the LOC128901958 gene encoding activated RNA polymerase II transcriptional coactivator p15-like isoform X3 — its product is MPKSKELVSSSSSASDSDSEVDKKAKRKKQAALEKPVKKQKTGESSKGSASSKQSSNRDENMFQLKGELQFKTLDINAWTSPLKEEYNIFSSVVECFDLCKKNEIVSSIPNEVNCS